From a region of the Buchnera aphidicola (Aphis fabae) genome:
- the rplU gene encoding 50S ribosomal protein L21, with protein MYAVFLSGGKQYRVKKNQVIQLEKLNYPIGSIFEFKNILMISNKEKTKIGSPFLNGIQVKAHVENHGRAKKIKVIKFNRRKHYKKQQGHRQYFTNVKIIDINYIEN; from the coding sequence ATGTATGCAGTTTTTTTAAGTGGTGGTAAACAATATCGAGTTAAAAAAAACCAAGTCATTCAACTAGAAAAATTAAATTATCCGATAGGTTCAATATTTGAATTTAAAAATATTTTAATGATTTCAAATAAAGAAAAAACGAAAATAGGAAGTCCTTTTTTAAATGGAATTCAAGTTAAAGCTCACGTTGAAAATCATGGTAGAGCTAAAAAAATTAAAGTAATAAAATTTAATCGTCGAAAACATTATAAAAAACAGCAAGGTCATCGTCAATATTTTACTAATGTAAAAATTATAGATATTAATTATATAGAGAACTAA
- a CDS encoding BolA family protein: protein MNNEKIISILNKKLNLEKIYVTGDNNHIKIIAVGDIFKGINEVKRQQIIYAPLIDKIIENKIHALSIKTYTKEEWKKNNKNNKNNLS from the coding sequence ATGAACAATGAAAAAATAATATCAATATTAAACAAAAAACTAAATTTAGAAAAAATATATGTCACAGGAGATAACAATCATATCAAAATAATTGCAGTAGGAGATATATTTAAAGGCATTAACGAAGTAAAGAGACAACAAATAATTTACGCACCTTTAATTGATAAAATTATAGAAAACAAAATTCATGCCTTATCTATAAAAACATATACAAAAGAAGAATGGAAAAAAAATAATAAAAATAATAAAAATAATCTTAGTTAA
- the secG gene encoding preprotein translocase subunit SecG, with protein MYLFFLVFLIFISICLNFLILLQPGKGVSDIIHSNTLTNIKLFNSFRSNSFATNIIGLCACFFLIISLILCNINDKKINSSLFEDHHNNILNKKKLNFKKNKILNSEIPH; from the coding sequence ATGTATTTATTTTTTTTGGTTTTTTTAATTTTTATTTCTATTTGTTTAAATTTTTTAATTTTATTGCAACCAGGAAAAGGTGTAAGTGATATCATACATTCAAATACATTGACTAATATTAAATTATTTAATAGTTTTCGAAGTAATAGTTTTGCAACAAATATTATTGGGTTATGTGCTTGTTTTTTTTTAATCATTAGTCTTATTTTGTGTAATATTAACGATAAAAAAATAAATTCAAGTTTATTTGAAGATCATCATAATAATATTTTAAATAAAAAAAAATTAAATTTCAAAAAAAATAAAATATTAAATTCTGAAATACCTCATTAA
- the rpmA gene encoding 50S ribosomal protein L27 gives MAHKKAGGSTRNGRDSNAQRLGVKRFGGELVSAGSIIVRQRGTKFHPGKNVGCGKDHTIFATIKGKIEFKKKGIKKRTYINIIN, from the coding sequence ATGGCACATAAAAAAGCTGGTGGTTCCACAAGGAACGGAAGAGATTCTAATGCTCAAAGATTAGGTGTAAAACGTTTTGGAGGTGAATTAGTATCAGCAGGTAGTATTATTGTAAGACAGAGAGGAACGAAATTTCATCCGGGGAAAAATGTAGGCTGTGGAAAAGATCACACTATTTTTGCAACTATTAAAGGAAAAATAGAATTTAAAAAAAAAGGAATAAAAAAAAGAACATACATTAATATTATTAACTAA
- the rplM gene encoding 50S ribosomal protein L13 → MKTFSVKEKNIKRDWFYVDATNKVLGRFASALSLRLRGKHKVEYTPHLDIGDYIIVLNASKVLVTGKKKNNKIYYHHTGYIGGIKQFKFAEIMEKNPEKIIEIAVKGMLPKGPLGRLMFKKLKVFSDENHNHIAQCPQFLNI, encoded by the coding sequence ATGAAAACTTTTTCAGTTAAAGAAAAAAATATAAAAAGAGATTGGTTTTATGTTGATGCTACTAATAAAGTATTAGGTAGATTTGCTAGTGCTTTATCTTTACGACTTAGAGGAAAACATAAAGTTGAATATACACCACATCTTGATATTGGAGATTATATTATAGTTTTAAATGCTTCTAAAGTATTAGTTACAGGAAAAAAGAAAAATAATAAAATTTATTATCATCATACAGGTTATATTGGTGGAATAAAACAATTTAAATTTGCAGAAATTATGGAAAAAAATCCAGAAAAAATTATTGAAATTGCAGTAAAGGGTATGTTACCAAAAGGCCCTTTAGGTCGTTTAATGTTTAAAAAATTAAAAGTTTTTTCAGATGAAAACCATAATCATATAGCACAATGTCCTCAGTTTTTAAATATTTAA
- the rpsI gene encoding 30S ribosomal protein S9, with translation MKIQNYGTGRRKSSSARVFLRPGTGQIVVNKRLLNDYFGRETSCMIVRQPLILTDMINNFNIYITVKGGGISGQAGAIRQGITRALIDYNQLLRNELRKSGFVTRDSRQVERKKVGFRKSRKRIQFSKR, from the coding sequence ATGAAAATTCAAAATTATGGTACTGGTCGTCGTAAAAGTTCTTCTGCTAGAGTTTTTCTTAGACCTGGGACAGGTCAAATAGTAGTAAATAAACGTTTATTAAATGATTATTTTGGTCGAGAAACTTCTTGTATGATTGTTCGTCAACCATTAATTTTAACAGATATGATAAATAACTTTAATATTTATATTACAGTTAAAGGAGGTGGTATTTCTGGCCAAGCTGGTGCAATTAGACAAGGAATTACTCGTGCTTTAATTGATTATAATCAATTATTACGTAATGAATTAAGAAAATCTGGATTCGTCACTCGTGATTCACGACAAGTAGAACGAAAAAAAGTAGGTTTTCGTAAATCTAGAAAACGTATACAGTTTTCTAAACGTTAA
- the ftsH gene encoding ATP-dependent zinc metalloprotease FtsH: MVKNLIFWLVITVILMSVFQNFNTSDSNNHRVDYSTFLSEVNQDQVREVYINGRMIGVTKKDSNKYTTYIPMNDPKLLDNLITKNVKVMGEIPEEPSILFSIFVSWFPMLLLIGVWIFFMRQMQMGGGKGAMSFGKSKARMLSEDEIKTTFDDVAGCDEAKEEVGELVEYLKEPSRFQKLGGKIPKGVLMVGPPGTGKTLLAKAIAGEAKVPFFTISGSDFVEMFVGVGASRVRDMFEHSRKNAPCIIFIDEIDAVGRQRGAGLGGGHDEREQTLNQMLVEMDGFDGNEGVILIAATNRPDVLDPALLRPGRFDRQVIVPLPDIRGREQILKVHMRKVPLSKDVDPIIIARGTPGFSGADLANLVNEAALFAARLNNRVVSMIEFEKAKDKIMMGSERKSMVMSDFQKESTAYHEAGHVIVGRLVPDHDPAHKVTIIPRGQALGITFFLPESDTFSISRQKLESQISTLYGGRLAEEIIYGSKKVSTGAFNDIKVATNLARNMVTQWGFSDKLGPLLYAEEEGEVFLGRTVAKAKHMSDETARIIDEEVKLLIEVNYNRARNILNENIDILHSMKDALIKYETIDSLQIDDLMERREVRKPKEWSETNHN; this comes from the coding sequence ATGGTTAAAAACCTGATATTTTGGTTAGTAATTACAGTGATTTTAATGTCTGTTTTTCAAAACTTTAATACTAGTGATTCAAATAATCACAGAGTTGATTATTCTACTTTTTTATCAGAAGTTAATCAAGATCAGGTCCGTGAGGTGTATATTAATGGACGGATGATTGGTGTTACTAAAAAAGATAGCAATAAATATACCACTTATATTCCGATGAATGATCCTAAGTTATTAGATAATCTTATAACAAAAAACGTTAAAGTTATGGGAGAAATACCAGAAGAGCCGAGTATTTTATTTTCTATATTTGTGTCTTGGTTTCCTATGTTATTACTAATTGGTGTTTGGATTTTTTTTATGCGGCAAATGCAAATGGGTGGTGGAAAAGGAGCTATGTCTTTTGGAAAAAGTAAAGCTCGAATGTTATCAGAAGATGAAATTAAAACTACTTTTGATGATGTTGCAGGATGTGATGAAGCTAAAGAAGAAGTAGGTGAATTAGTTGAATATTTAAAAGAACCTAGTAGATTTCAGAAATTAGGAGGTAAAATACCTAAAGGTGTACTTATGGTTGGGCCTCCTGGAACTGGGAAAACATTACTTGCAAAAGCAATTGCAGGAGAAGCAAAAGTTCCTTTTTTTACAATTTCTGGTTCTGATTTTGTTGAAATGTTTGTTGGTGTAGGTGCATCGAGAGTGAGAGATATGTTTGAACATTCTAGAAAGAATGCACCATGTATTATATTCATTGATGAAATTGATGCAGTAGGTCGTCAAAGAGGAGCTGGATTAGGTGGTGGACATGATGAAAGAGAACAAACACTTAACCAAATGTTAGTAGAAATGGATGGTTTTGATGGAAATGAAGGTGTAATTTTAATAGCTGCTACTAATAGACCAGATGTTTTAGATCCTGCTTTATTGCGCCCAGGTCGATTTGATCGTCAAGTAATTGTTCCACTTCCAGATATTCGTGGAAGAGAACAAATATTAAAAGTACATATGCGTAAAGTTCCTTTGTCTAAAGATGTGGATCCTATAATTATTGCTCGTGGAACACCAGGTTTTTCAGGTGCAGATTTAGCTAATTTAGTTAATGAGGCAGCACTCTTTGCAGCTCGTTTAAATAATCGTGTCGTTTCTATGATTGAGTTCGAAAAAGCAAAAGATAAAATTATGATGGGTTCTGAACGTAAATCAATGGTGATGAGTGATTTTCAAAAAGAATCTACTGCATATCATGAAGCTGGCCATGTGATTGTTGGAAGATTAGTTCCAGATCATGATCCTGCTCACAAAGTTACGATTATTCCTAGAGGTCAAGCATTAGGTATTACTTTTTTTTTACCAGAATCAGATACATTCAGTATTAGCAGACAAAAATTAGAAAGTCAAATATCTACTTTATATGGCGGTCGTTTAGCAGAAGAAATTATTTACGGTTCTAAAAAAGTATCTACTGGTGCTTTTAATGATATTAAAGTAGCTACAAATTTAGCAAGAAATATGGTAACGCAATGGGGGTTTTCAGATAAATTAGGTCCTTTATTGTATGCTGAAGAAGAAGGAGAAGTATTTTTAGGTCGAACAGTGGCTAAAGCAAAACATATGTCTGATGAAACTGCTAGAATTATTGATGAAGAAGTTAAATTACTAATAGAAGTAAATTATAATCGAGCTAGAAATATTTTAAATGAAAATATTGATATTTTACATTCCATGAAAGATGCTTTAATAAAATATGAAACAATTGATTCCTTGCAAATAGATGATTTAATGGAAAGAAGAGAGGTTCGAAAACCAAAAGAATGGTCTGAAACGAATCACAATTAA
- the murA gene encoding UDP-N-acetylglucosamine 1-carboxyvinyltransferase: protein MNKLYIEGNKKLNGNVLISGSKNAALPILFMTILTKEKIELSNIPKLTDIRVAIKLLRSLGAKIVNTNKILYIDPSAINIYCPPYNLIKEIRASIWMLSPLLIRFGKAKIFFPGGCKIGLRPIDLHLKGLIALGAKIVQKDNYIIASILKPLKGKYIHLEKISVGATITIMSAATLAEGLTIIANAAQEPEIIDVAKFLNTLGAHITGAGSNKIYITGVLKLNGGYHKIIPDRIETGTFLIAAAISKGCIICNDTEPKHLENILQKLSETGAHIQTGKDWIKLNMQEKIPKAVNISTTPYPGFPTDMQPQFALLNSISKGESIIIENIFENRFAYVKELIKMGAKIKIKNNYIICKGVQKLFSKTLFSTDLRSSATLILAGCIAKGITVVNNIHHFKRGYESFPKKLNKLGANIKYI from the coding sequence ATGAACAAATTATATATAGAAGGTAATAAAAAATTAAATGGTAATGTATTAATTTCTGGTTCTAAAAATGCTGCTTTGCCTATTTTGTTTATGACAATACTAACAAAAGAAAAAATTGAACTAAGTAATATTCCAAAATTAACAGATATTAGAGTAGCAATTAAACTACTTAGATCTTTAGGGGCAAAAATAGTTAATACAAATAAAATTTTGTATATTGACCCAAGTGCAATTAATATTTATTGCCCTCCATATAATCTAATTAAAGAAATAAGAGCATCTATCTGGATGTTAAGCCCTCTTTTAATACGCTTTGGTAAAGCTAAAATATTTTTTCCAGGAGGTTGCAAGATCGGTCTTAGACCTATTGATCTTCATTTAAAAGGTTTGATCGCACTAGGCGCAAAAATTGTTCAAAAAGATAATTATATTATTGCATCTATTTTAAAACCTCTCAAAGGAAAATATATACATTTAGAAAAAATTAGCGTTGGAGCGACTATTACTATTATGAGTGCTGCAACTTTAGCAGAAGGTTTAACAATCATAGCAAATGCTGCTCAAGAACCAGAAATTATTGATGTTGCAAAATTCTTAAATACTTTAGGTGCTCATATTACTGGTGCAGGAAGTAATAAAATATATATAACAGGAGTATTAAAACTAAATGGTGGTTATCATAAAATAATACCAGATAGAATTGAAACAGGAACTTTTTTAATAGCTGCTGCAATTTCTAAAGGATGTATTATATGCAATGATACTGAACCAAAACACTTAGAAAATATATTACAAAAACTATCTGAAACTGGTGCACATATACAAACTGGGAAAGATTGGATTAAATTAAATATGCAAGAAAAAATACCTAAAGCCGTAAATATTTCAACAACTCCATACCCAGGTTTTCCAACTGATATGCAACCACAATTTGCCTTACTAAATAGTATTTCTAAAGGTGAAAGTATTATTATTGAAAACATATTTGAGAATCGTTTTGCTTATGTTAAAGAGTTAATTAAAATGGGTGCTAAAATAAAGATTAAAAATAATTACATTATTTGTAAAGGTGTTCAAAAATTATTTTCTAAAACTCTTTTCTCTACTGATTTAAGAAGTTCGGCTACATTAATTTTAGCAGGTTGTATTGCAAAAGGCATTACAGTAGTTAATAATATTCATCATTTTAAAAGGGGATATGAATCATTTCCAAAAAAATTAAATAAATTAGGTGCAAACATTAAATATATATAA
- the nusA gene encoding transcription termination factor NusA: protein MNKEILAVVEAVSNEKSLPREKIFEALEVALATATKKKHEQEIDVRVSINRKTGNFSTFRRWMVVDIVNHPTKEITLAAACFEGDKVEINDYIEDKIDSVNFDRITTQTAKQVIVQKVREAERAMLVDQFRKYIGQIITGIVKKINRENLTLDLGNNAEAIILKEGMLPRENFRPGDRIRGILYGVYPEARGAQLFMSRSKTEMLIELFRIEVPEIGEEIIEIKAAARDPGSRAKIAVKTNDKRIDPVGACVGMRGARVQAVSSELCGERIDIILWDDNPAQFVINAMAPADVMSIIVDEDHHTMDIAVDSNNLAQAIGRNGQNVRLASQISGWELNVMTTEDLRIKHKEEAFAAFNIFKKYLNVNEKIITILVKEGFSSLEELAYIPIDELLSINLLTAEEVKIVRECAKNGLRLIELDRKKMINKKQIEKKLLDIQGMNETLALKLAEKNIFTLEELANQGVDDLTDIENLNSKEAGVLIMTARNICWFDSKV, encoded by the coding sequence ATGAATAAAGAAATCTTAGCTGTTGTAGAAGCTGTTTCTAATGAAAAATCACTGCCACGTGAAAAAATTTTTGAAGCTTTAGAAGTTGCGTTAGCAACAGCTACAAAGAAAAAACATGAACAAGAAATTGATGTTCGAGTTAGTATTAACCGTAAAACTGGTAATTTTAGCACTTTTAGACGATGGATGGTAGTGGACATTGTAAATCATCCAACAAAAGAAATTACTTTAGCAGCAGCTTGCTTTGAAGGTGATAAGGTTGAGATCAATGATTATATAGAAGATAAAATTGATTCTGTTAATTTTGATAGAATTACAACACAAACTGCTAAACAAGTAATTGTTCAAAAAGTCCGTGAAGCAGAACGTGCTATGTTAGTCGATCAATTTCGAAAATATATTGGACAAATTATTACTGGTATTGTAAAAAAAATTAATAGAGAAAATCTTACATTAGACTTGGGAAACAATGCTGAAGCTATTATTTTAAAAGAAGGTATGTTGCCTCGAGAAAATTTTCGTCCTGGAGATCGTATTCGTGGTATTTTATACGGAGTATATCCTGAAGCTCGTGGTGCTCAATTATTTATGAGTCGTTCAAAAACTGAAATGCTGATAGAGTTATTTCGTATAGAAGTGCCTGAAATTGGCGAAGAAATTATTGAAATTAAAGCAGCTGCACGTGATCCTGGATCTCGTGCTAAAATTGCAGTGAAAACTAATGATAAACGAATTGATCCAGTAGGTGCATGTGTAGGAATGCGAGGTGCACGAGTACAGGCAGTATCTAGTGAATTATGTGGAGAACGTATTGATATTATTTTATGGGATGATAATCCAGCTCAATTTGTTATTAACGCAATGGCCCCTGCAGATGTTATGTCTATTATAGTCGATGAAGATCATCATACAATGGATATTGCTGTGGATTCAAATAATTTAGCTCAAGCTATTGGTAGAAATGGTCAAAATGTTCGTTTAGCTTCTCAAATTAGTGGTTGGGAATTAAATGTGATGACTACAGAAGATTTACGAATAAAACATAAAGAGGAAGCATTTGCTGCTTTTAATATTTTTAAAAAATACTTAAATGTTAATGAAAAAATTATTACAATTTTAGTGAAAGAAGGCTTTTCTTCTCTCGAAGAATTAGCTTATATACCAATTGATGAATTATTGTCAATTAATCTTTTAACTGCAGAAGAAGTAAAAATAGTTCGAGAGTGCGCAAAAAATGGATTACGTCTCATTGAATTAGATCGAAAAAAAATGATAAATAAAAAGCAAATAGAAAAAAAACTTTTAGACATACAAGGGATGAATGAAACATTGGCATTAAAACTAGCCGAAAAAAATATATTTACTTTAGAAGAATTAGCGAATCAAGGAGTAGATGATTTAACTGATATTGAAAATCTTAATTCTAAAGAAGCAGGTGTATTAATTATGACTGCTCGTAATATTTGTTGGTTTGATAGTAAAGTCTAA
- a CDS encoding chorismate mutase, with protein MLSKNDLLNFRNEINNIDKKIVMLLSKRKKLVLNIAQSKIQNNQPIRDINREKNLLSKLTSLGKEKNLDPDYIIRLFQLIIEESILTQKTLLKKFQNKNSINQNIISFLGPKGTYSDIAVSQYEKQNLKKFIKKECLNFKEVIQLVENNESNYAILPIENSCSGPINEIFNILKNTSLFIVGEVNVFIDHCLLALEKVELNIIKKIYSHSQPFKQCSNFIGQFPHWKIKYTNSTTDAIKKIIKYSKITNAVLGSEIGSQIYGLKILCKNISNKKNNITRFVCLSKTPLKIHSHIQVKTTIIFTLEKKSKELSEIILILEQKKIIIKMLTFYNTNNEEKIFYLDIEENLSSNTIHNVLKKIQKITKFMKILGCYPIEIKKLF; from the coding sequence ATGTTGTCTAAAAATGATTTATTAAATTTTCGTAATGAAATTAACAATATTGATAAAAAAATAGTTATGTTGCTCTCGAAAAGAAAAAAATTAGTATTAAATATAGCTCAATCTAAAATACAAAATAACCAACCAATACGTGATATAAATCGTGAAAAAAATTTGTTATCCAAGCTAACTAGTTTAGGCAAAGAAAAAAATTTAGATCCTGACTATATAATACGCTTATTCCAATTAATAATTGAAGAATCTATACTGACTCAAAAAACATTATTAAAAAAATTTCAAAACAAAAACAGTATAAATCAAAATATTATTTCGTTTCTTGGTCCAAAGGGCACTTATTCAGATATTGCTGTATCTCAATATGAAAAACAAAATTTAAAAAAATTTATTAAAAAAGAATGTTTAAATTTTAAAGAAGTTATTCAATTAGTTGAAAACAATGAGTCAAATTATGCTATTTTACCCATAGAAAATAGTTGCTCGGGCCCTATTAACGAAATATTTAACATTTTAAAAAATACAAGTCTATTTATTGTCGGAGAAGTGAATGTTTTTATAGATCATTGTTTATTAGCATTAGAAAAAGTTGAGTTAAATATAATTAAAAAAATATATAGTCATTCTCAGCCATTTAAACAATGTAGTAATTTTATTGGTCAATTTCCACATTGGAAAATCAAATATACTAACAGCACAACTGATGCAATTAAAAAAATTATTAAATATAGTAAAATTACTAATGCTGTTTTAGGAAGTGAAATAGGAAGTCAAATTTATGGATTAAAAATTTTATGTAAAAATATATCAAATAAAAAAAATAACATAACAAGATTTGTTTGTTTATCGAAAACACCTCTTAAAATTCATTCACATATACAAGTAAAAACCACAATAATATTTACTCTAGAAAAAAAATCAAAAGAACTTTCTGAAATAATTTTAATTCTAGAACAAAAAAAAATAATTATAAAAATGTTAACTTTTTATAATACTAACAACGAAGAAAAAATATTTTATCTTGATATTGAAGAAAATTTATCATCTAATACAATACACAATGTTCTTAAAAAAATTCAAAAAATTACTAAATTTATGAAAATATTAGGTTGCTATCCTATTGAAATTAAAAAACTATTTTAG
- the greA gene encoding transcription elongation factor GreA translates to MVNLIPMTVRGAEKLRKELKQLKNIKRPRIIIEIAKAREHGDLKENAEYHSAREEQSFCEGRIKEIELKLSNCQIIDITKIPNDGRVVFGSTVTILNIKNNEIFTYQIVGDDESDFKKNLISINSPMSRGLIGKTINTIATIFTPSGNVEYKILKIDYV, encoded by the coding sequence ATGGTTAATTTAATTCCAATGACTGTTAGAGGTGCTGAAAAACTTCGTAAAGAACTTAAACAATTAAAAAATATAAAACGTCCTCGTATTATTATTGAAATAGCAAAAGCTAGAGAGCATGGTGATTTAAAAGAGAATGCTGAATACCATTCTGCTCGTGAAGAGCAAAGTTTTTGTGAAGGACGAATAAAAGAAATAGAATTAAAATTATCTAATTGTCAAATTATAGATATTACTAAAATACCTAATGATGGAAGAGTTGTATTTGGTTCCACAGTCACTATTTTAAACATAAAAAACAATGAAATATTTACTTATCAGATTGTTGGTGATGATGAGTCTGATTTTAAAAAAAATTTAATTTCCATTAATTCTCCGATGTCAAGAGGTTTAATTGGAAAAACTATTAACACTATTGCTACTATATTTACACCTTCTGGTAATGTTGAATATAAAATTTTAAAGATAGATTATGTTTAA
- the cgtA gene encoding Obg family GTPase CgtA, protein MKFIDQTVIQVIAGNGGNGCVNFRREKYIPKGGPDGGDGGDGGNIWIESNNNLNTLIDFRFKKIFQAEHGMNGLKRNCSGKKGSDITIHVPIGTKIINYQTREIIDDLIKDKQKILIAKGGWHGLGNTRFKSSINRTPRQRTLGLIGENRYIQLELLLIADVGTLGMPNAGKSTLVKNISSAKTKTSDYPFTTLNPILGSVEIEHKRFVIADIPGIIQGASKGKGLGINFLKHLERCKILLHIVDLCPIDYSNPIENIKAVLHELKQYSVKLYNKPKLLILNKIDLITTSKINQYVKEIKNNLNIKEPYYLISSLQKIGTKKLCSDILYYLKK, encoded by the coding sequence ATGAAATTTATTGATCAAACTGTTATTCAAGTTATCGCCGGAAATGGAGGAAACGGATGTGTTAATTTTAGAAGAGAAAAATATATTCCTAAAGGAGGTCCAGATGGTGGAGATGGAGGAGACGGTGGAAATATTTGGATAGAATCGAATAACAATCTAAACACTCTTATAGATTTTAGATTTAAAAAAATATTTCAAGCTGAACATGGAATGAATGGATTAAAAAGAAATTGCTCTGGCAAAAAAGGTAGTGATATTACAATACATGTCCCTATTGGGACTAAAATAATTAATTATCAAACACGTGAAATAATAGATGATTTAATAAAAGATAAACAAAAAATACTTATTGCAAAGGGAGGATGGCATGGATTAGGTAATACTAGATTTAAATCCTCAATTAATAGAACGCCAAGACAAAGAACGTTAGGATTAATAGGAGAAAACAGATATATACAATTAGAATTATTATTAATAGCAGATGTAGGAACATTAGGCATGCCCAATGCTGGAAAATCAACTTTAGTAAAAAATATATCTAGCGCCAAAACAAAAACCTCAGATTATCCATTTACTACATTAAATCCTATTTTAGGAAGCGTTGAAATTGAACACAAAAGATTCGTTATAGCAGATATCCCAGGTATAATTCAAGGCGCATCTAAAGGAAAAGGATTAGGTATTAATTTTTTAAAACATTTAGAAAGATGTAAAATATTACTACATATTGTTGATTTATGTCCTATAGACTATTCTAATCCAATAGAAAATATTAAAGCTGTATTACATGAATTAAAACAATATAGTGTAAAATTATATAATAAACCAAAATTATTAATCTTAAATAAAATTGATTTAATAACAACTTCAAAAATAAATCAATATGTTAAAGAAATTAAAAACAATTTAAATATAAAAGAACCATATTATTTAATTTCTTCTCTTCAAAAAATAGGAACAAAAAAATTATGTTCCGATATCCTATATTATTTAAAAAAATAA
- the rlmE gene encoding 23S rRNA (uridine(2552)-2'-O)-methyltransferase RlmE — translation MMAKNKSNSSKRWLSEHFQDQYVKEAKKNKIRSRSWFKLEEIDKNNKLFKPGMNVIDLGSSPGGWSQYAMNKIGKTGSVIACDILPMKKITGVKFFQVDFRNVNILNFMLNRLSNNTFNIVMSDMAPNITGCWSIDMPRIIEICKIALKISTCILPKNGIFLVKSFQGEGLNEFFTEIKTLFSKIKICKPKTSRSRSREIFILATR, via the coding sequence ATGATGGCTAAAAATAAATCAAATAGTTCGAAACGTTGGTTATCAGAACATTTTCAAGATCAATATGTTAAAGAGGCAAAAAAAAATAAAATTCGATCTAGATCTTGGTTTAAATTAGAAGAAATTGATAAGAATAATAAATTATTTAAACCTGGAATGAATGTTATTGATTTAGGTTCTTCTCCAGGAGGTTGGTCACAATATGCAATGAATAAAATTGGAAAAACTGGATCTGTTATAGCATGTGATATATTACCTATGAAAAAAATAACAGGAGTGAAATTTTTTCAAGTAGATTTTCGAAATGTAAATATATTAAACTTCATGTTAAATCGTTTATCTAATAATACTTTTAATATAGTTATGTCTGATATGGCACCTAATATTACAGGTTGTTGGTCTATTGATATGCCGAGAATTATAGAGATTTGTAAAATAGCTCTTAAAATATCTACATGTATATTACCAAAAAATGGTATTTTTTTAGTAAAATCTTTTCAGGGAGAAGGTTTAAATGAATTTTTTACAGAAATTAAAACGTTATTTTCAAAAATTAAAATTTGTAAACCAAAAACTTCTCGATCAAGATCACGAGAAATATTCATTCTAGCGACCAGATAA